A stretch of the Ptychodera flava strain L36383 chromosome 18, AS_Pfla_20210202, whole genome shotgun sequence genome encodes the following:
- the LOC139117612 gene encoding integumentary mucin A.1-like, with product MIGNFINTGVTTTEEASTTPDVTTVETTSDVASTTEEETTTSIETTTDPVETTTDVQTTTEEATTTVETTTEDIVTTEVTTTEEASTTPDVTTVETTSDVASTTEEETTTSIETTTDPVETTTDVQTTTEEATTTMEMTTEDIVTTEVTTTEEASTTPDVTTVETTSDVASTTEEETTTSLRPLLNQ from the exons atgatagGAAATTTCATAAACACGGGTG TTACAACAACAGAGGAAGCCAGCACGACTCCTGATGTGACAACTGTAGAAACAACTTCAGATGTGGCTTCTACTACAGAAGAGGAAACAACGACATCAATTGAGACCACTACTGATCCAGTAGAAACTACCACAGATGTTCAGACCACCACTGAAGAAGCAACAACGACTGTGGAAACGACAACGGAAGACATTGTAACTACAGAAG TTACAACAACAGAGGAAGCCAGCACGACTCCTGATGTGACAACTGTAGAAACAACTTCAGATGTGGCTTCTACTACAGAAGAGGAAACAACGACATCAATTGAGACCACTACTGATCCAGTAGAAACTACCACAGATGTTCAGACCACCACTGAAGAAGCAACAACGACAATGGAAATGACAACGGAAGACATTGTAACTACAGAAG TTACAACAACAGAGGAAGCCAGCACGACTCCTGATGTGACAACTGTAGAAACAACTTCAGATGTGGCTTCTACTACAGAAGAGGAAACAACGACATCATTGAGACCACTACTGAACCAGTAG